A single region of the Arthrobacter sp. PAMC25564 genome encodes:
- a CDS encoding thymidylate synthase: protein MSIPTPYEDLLRDVLDHGTHKSDRTGTGTTSVFGRQLRFDLGRGFPLVTTKRVHFKSVAVELLWFLRGDSNVKWMQDQGVTIWNEWADAEGELGPVYGVQWRSWPTPEGGHIDQIAELVENLKTNPDSRRHIVSAWNVAELKNMALPPCHAFFQFYVADGKLSCQLYQRSADTFLGVPFNIASYALLTCMLAQQTGLEPGEFVWTGGDVHIYDNHMDQVLKQLAREPYDYPRLLITRKPDSIFDYTLDDFEVVGYQHHPTIKAPIAV from the coding sequence GTGAGCATTCCAACGCCCTATGAAGACCTGCTGCGTGATGTCCTGGACCACGGCACGCACAAATCGGACCGCACCGGGACCGGTACCACCAGCGTGTTCGGCCGCCAGCTGCGCTTTGACCTGGGCCGGGGCTTCCCCCTGGTCACCACCAAGCGCGTCCATTTCAAGTCCGTTGCGGTGGAACTCCTCTGGTTCCTGCGCGGGGACTCGAATGTGAAATGGATGCAGGACCAGGGCGTCACGATCTGGAACGAATGGGCCGACGCAGAGGGTGAACTCGGTCCCGTCTACGGGGTCCAGTGGCGTTCCTGGCCCACCCCCGAGGGCGGCCACATCGACCAGATCGCCGAATTGGTCGAAAACCTGAAGACCAATCCGGACTCGCGCCGCCACATCGTCTCGGCCTGGAACGTCGCCGAGCTCAAGAACATGGCATTGCCCCCGTGCCATGCCTTCTTCCAGTTCTACGTTGCCGACGGCAAACTCTCCTGCCAGCTGTACCAGCGGTCGGCGGACACCTTCCTGGGCGTTCCGTTCAACATCGCGTCCTACGCCCTGCTGACCTGCATGCTGGCCCAGCAGACCGGCCTGGAACCCGGCGAATTCGTCTGGACAGGCGGCGACGTCCACATCTACGACAACCACATGGACCAGGTCCTCAAACAGCTGGCCCGCGAACCCTACGACTACCCGCGGCTGTTGATCACCCGCAAGCCGGACTCCATCTTCGACTACACCCTCGATGACTTCGAAGTGGTCGGATACCAGCACCACCCGACGATTAAGGCCCCGATAGCCGTATGA
- a CDS encoding NUDIX hydrolase, with the protein MSSDSLVADQSDHAGEAIAVTAAGAVPWRISPADKDKLEVLLIHRPRYDDWSWPKGKIDPGETIPECATREVEEEIGLKAPLGIPLPPIHYHVPAGLKVVHYWAVDVDGAPLLPDGKEVDSVMWCSPEKAAGLLSNPGDVGPLDHLVAAHARGELDTWPLLIVRHAKAKPRSSWTKAEGDRPLAATGMRQAQAVGRLLQSWKPGRIVSSPWLRCVATIAPYAKATDAKVKLNEALTEHRHARHPHKTAGAVEALFDKRRAVAVCTHRPALPTILAQLGKHMSPRLRTLLPSSDPYLAPGEIIVCHVAHSSKSKVVAVERFKPFDD; encoded by the coding sequence GTGAGCAGCGATTCGCTGGTCGCGGACCAGAGCGACCATGCCGGCGAAGCGATAGCCGTCACCGCGGCCGGCGCCGTGCCATGGCGCATCAGCCCGGCGGACAAGGACAAGCTCGAAGTCCTGCTGATCCACCGCCCCCGGTATGACGACTGGTCCTGGCCCAAGGGCAAGATCGATCCCGGCGAGACCATTCCCGAGTGCGCCACCCGCGAGGTGGAAGAGGAAATCGGGCTCAAGGCGCCACTGGGCATCCCGCTGCCGCCGATCCACTACCACGTTCCCGCCGGACTGAAGGTGGTCCACTACTGGGCCGTCGACGTCGACGGCGCCCCGCTCCTGCCGGACGGCAAGGAAGTGGACAGCGTCATGTGGTGTTCGCCGGAGAAGGCGGCCGGCCTGCTAAGCAACCCGGGCGACGTCGGCCCCCTGGACCACCTTGTCGCCGCACATGCCCGGGGCGAACTGGACACCTGGCCACTGCTGATCGTGCGCCATGCCAAGGCGAAACCACGGTCCTCCTGGACGAAGGCCGAAGGGGACCGCCCGCTCGCGGCCACCGGCATGCGGCAGGCGCAGGCAGTCGGACGGCTGCTGCAGAGCTGGAAACCCGGCCGCATCGTCTCGAGCCCGTGGCTACGGTGCGTGGCCACCATTGCCCCGTACGCCAAGGCGACGGATGCCAAGGTGAAGCTGAACGAGGCCCTCACCGAGCACCGGCACGCCCGCCACCCGCACAAGACGGCCGGCGCCGTCGAAGCACTGTTCGACAAGCGGCGGGCAGTGGCGGTCTGCACGCACCGTCCGGCGCTGCCCACCATCCTGGCGCAGCTCGGCAAACACATGAGCCCCAGGCTCCGGACACTGCTGCCTTCCAGCGACCCGTACCTGGCGCCGGGCGAGATCATCGTGTGCCATGTGGCGCACTCCAGCAAGAGCAAAGTCGTGGCCGTCGAGCGGTTCAAGCCGTTCGACGACTGA
- a CDS encoding RNA degradosome polyphosphate kinase translates to MQRDTARTATSEPATPETATSEPAAPETAALPVRARFGSSEVPASRATQDRIDIPEFAPNLEPEGEIGPDRFLDRELSWLAFNSRVLELAEDPDLYLLERVSFLSIFASNLDEFFMVRVAGLKRRIATGLAVPSPAGLSPMQVLEQIGDAAHRLQQRHARVYAEQIRPALANEHIHLVHWGELDSQAKDQLSAMFAEKVFPILTPLAVDPAHPFPYISGLSLNLAVVVRNPVSDKELFARLKVPDQLPRLISIDGPRAGSIPGRVARFIALEEVIAEHLDQLFAGMEVLEHHTFRVTRNEDVEVEEDDAENLLQALEKELLRRRFGPPVRLELTNDINPNIRALLIRELGVEESEVYTMPAPLDLRGLSVISGIDRADLHYPKHVPHTSRYLNESETSKPANVFAAMRRRDILLHHPYDSFSTSVQAFLEQAASDPKVQAIKQTLYRTSGDSPIVDALIDAAEAGKQVLALVEIKARFDEQANISWARKLEQAGVHVVYGIVGLKTHCKLSLVVRQEVDGLRRYCHIGTGNYHPRTARYYEDLGLLTANEQVGEDLSKLFNQLSGYAPKSTFKRLLVAPRSVRSGLIDRIEAEIRNARAGLGARVQIKVNSMVDEAIIDSLYRASQAGVPVDIIVRGICSLRPGVPGLSENITVRSVLGRFLEHSRVFAFANGGDPVVYIGSADMMHRNLDRRVEALVQLTSGDDTSYVMDLLRRYMDPGTASWHLDRHGEWSRHHLAEDGRNLEDVQSWLLASRSRQRTTGLR, encoded by the coding sequence ATGCAACGGGACACTGCCCGGACAGCCACGTCGGAACCCGCGACGCCGGAAACGGCCACATCGGAACCCGCCGCGCCGGAAACGGCCGCCCTTCCGGTGCGGGCACGTTTCGGTTCCTCCGAAGTGCCCGCCTCGCGCGCCACCCAGGACCGGATCGATATCCCCGAGTTCGCGCCCAACCTGGAACCGGAGGGCGAAATCGGCCCGGACCGGTTCCTGGACCGGGAGCTGAGCTGGCTCGCCTTCAACTCCCGCGTCCTGGAACTGGCCGAGGATCCGGACCTGTACCTGCTGGAGCGGGTCAGCTTCCTGTCCATCTTCGCCTCCAACCTGGACGAGTTCTTTATGGTCCGTGTCGCCGGGCTGAAGCGCCGGATCGCCACCGGACTCGCCGTGCCCTCCCCCGCCGGGCTGAGCCCCATGCAGGTCCTGGAACAGATCGGCGATGCCGCCCACCGGCTGCAGCAGCGCCATGCCCGGGTCTACGCGGAACAGATCCGTCCGGCCCTGGCCAACGAACACATCCACCTCGTGCACTGGGGTGAGCTGGATTCGCAGGCCAAGGACCAGCTCAGCGCCATGTTCGCCGAGAAGGTCTTCCCGATCCTCACGCCGCTGGCCGTGGACCCGGCCCACCCCTTCCCCTACATTTCCGGGCTGTCCCTGAACCTGGCCGTGGTGGTCCGCAACCCGGTCAGCGACAAGGAACTCTTCGCACGCCTCAAGGTCCCGGACCAGCTGCCCCGGCTGATCTCCATCGATGGCCCCCGCGCCGGCTCGATTCCGGGCCGGGTGGCGCGGTTCATCGCGCTCGAGGAAGTCATCGCCGAGCACCTGGACCAGCTGTTCGCCGGGATGGAGGTCCTCGAGCACCACACCTTCCGCGTCACCCGCAACGAGGACGTCGAAGTGGAAGAGGACGACGCCGAGAACCTGCTGCAGGCGCTGGAAAAGGAACTCCTGCGCCGCCGCTTCGGTCCGCCCGTGCGGCTCGAACTCACCAACGACATCAACCCCAACATCCGGGCGCTGCTGATCCGCGAGCTCGGCGTCGAGGAATCCGAGGTCTACACCATGCCGGCGCCGCTGGACCTGCGCGGGCTCTCGGTCATCTCCGGGATCGACCGGGCGGACCTGCACTATCCCAAGCATGTCCCGCACACCTCGCGGTACCTGAACGAGTCGGAAACCTCCAAGCCGGCCAATGTCTTCGCGGCCATGCGCCGGCGGGACATCCTGCTGCACCACCCCTACGATTCCTTCTCCACCTCGGTCCAGGCGTTTTTGGAACAGGCGGCCTCCGACCCCAAGGTCCAGGCCATCAAGCAGACCCTCTACCGCACCTCCGGCGACTCCCCGATCGTCGATGCCCTGATCGATGCCGCCGAGGCCGGCAAGCAGGTCCTGGCGCTCGTGGAGATCAAGGCCCGCTTCGATGAACAGGCCAACATCTCCTGGGCCCGGAAGCTGGAGCAGGCCGGCGTGCACGTGGTCTACGGCATCGTGGGCCTCAAGACCCACTGCAAGCTGTCCCTCGTGGTGCGCCAGGAGGTGGACGGACTGCGCCGCTACTGCCACATCGGCACCGGGAATTACCACCCGCGCACGGCCCGCTACTACGAAGACCTGGGCCTGCTCACGGCCAACGAGCAGGTGGGCGAGGACCTTTCAAAGCTCTTCAACCAGCTCTCCGGCTACGCACCGAAGTCCACCTTCAAGCGGCTCCTCGTGGCCCCGCGCTCGGTCCGGTCCGGCCTCATTGACCGGATCGAGGCGGAAATCCGCAACGCCCGGGCCGGCCTGGGCGCCCGCGTCCAGATCAAGGTCAACTCGATGGTGGATGAAGCCATCATCGATTCGCTCTACCGGGCCTCCCAGGCCGGTGTACCGGTGGACATCATTGTCCGCGGGATCTGCTCGCTGCGCCCGGGAGTTCCCGGCCTCAGCGAAAACATCACGGTCCGCTCCGTCCTGGGCAGGTTCCTGGAACACTCACGCGTTTTCGCCTTCGCCAACGGCGGGGACCCGGTGGTCTACATCGGCTCGGCCGACATGATGCACCGCAACCTGGACCGCCGGGTGGAGGCCCTCGTGCAGCTCACCAGCGGGGATGACACGAGCTACGTCATGGACCTGCTGCGCCGGTACATGGACCCGGGCACGGCCAGCTGGCACCTGGACCGCCACGGCGAATGGAGCCGCCACCACCTCGCCGAAGACGGCCGGAACCTTGAAGATGTGCAGTCCTGGCTGCTCGCTTCCCGCTCCCGGCAACGCACCACAGGTCTGCGCTAG
- the mshD gene encoding mycothiol synthase, with protein MSPAHPENWPVLATKGAVAEQLLKDVQALAAAAEESDGNPPLSEQTLVTLRAADAGDHSLLTLALYSPEDKSGPAAAPAAQDLAGVAVVVEEPDGTGVLEVAVHPSYRNQGVADRLVRELRDTRGFAGLKAWSHGNHEAAAELAARYGYGAVRELWKMRLATAAAEQPDVVLPDVALPDGVTLRAFVPGQDEDAWLAANKAAFAHHPEQGNMTRADLDARMAEPWFEPAGFLLAVDGTGRLLGFHWTKVHPRHGDHPAIGEVYVVGVTPAAQGTGLGKALTVAGIRYLEGQGLHAVMLYVDADNIPAVSLYRRLGFTRWDVDVMYAPLAGR; from the coding sequence ATGAGTCCTGCGCATCCGGAGAACTGGCCTGTCCTCGCCACCAAAGGAGCCGTGGCGGAACAGCTGCTGAAGGACGTCCAAGCCCTCGCGGCCGCCGCCGAGGAATCCGACGGGAACCCGCCGCTGTCCGAGCAGACCCTCGTGACGCTCCGGGCCGCCGACGCCGGTGACCATTCCCTGCTGACGCTGGCCCTCTACTCCCCGGAGGACAAGTCCGGCCCCGCGGCGGCACCGGCGGCCCAGGACCTCGCGGGCGTCGCCGTCGTCGTCGAGGAACCGGACGGCACGGGCGTGCTGGAGGTCGCCGTCCACCCGAGCTACCGCAACCAGGGCGTGGCGGACCGGCTGGTGCGCGAACTCCGGGACACCCGCGGCTTCGCGGGCCTCAAGGCGTGGTCCCATGGCAATCACGAGGCCGCGGCGGAACTTGCCGCACGGTACGGCTACGGCGCTGTGCGCGAGCTGTGGAAGATGCGGCTGGCCACGGCGGCGGCGGAACAGCCCGATGTCGTGCTACCTGATGTCGCCCTGCCGGACGGTGTGACGCTGCGGGCCTTCGTGCCGGGCCAGGACGAGGACGCTTGGCTTGCCGCCAACAAAGCCGCCTTCGCCCACCATCCGGAACAGGGCAACATGACGCGTGCCGACCTGGACGCCAGGATGGCCGAGCCATGGTTTGAGCCCGCCGGTTTCCTGCTCGCCGTGGACGGCACGGGCCGGCTCCTCGGGTTCCACTGGACCAAGGTGCACCCCCGGCACGGCGACCACCCCGCGATCGGCGAGGTCTACGTCGTCGGCGTCACCCCGGCGGCGCAGGGCACCGGACTGGGCAAGGCACTGACCGTCGCCGGCATCAGATACCTGGAGGGACAGGGCCTGCACGCCGTCATGCTCTACGTCGACGCGGACAATATTCCGGCCGTCTCGCTGTACCGGCGGCTTGGCTTCACCCGCTGGGACGTTGACGTGATGTACGCGCCGTTGGCCGGGCGCTGA
- a CDS encoding response regulator transcription factor yields MSHILLLTNSTGSSVDVLPALELLNHRVHILPAEPTALLDTDPCDIVLLDARKDLVGARSLTQLLKATGLSAPLMLILTEGGMAAVSSAWAVDDILLESAGPAEVEARIRLGVARAVPDQDDAPTEIRAAGVVIDEASYTARVNGAPLNLTFKEFELLKYLAQHPGRVFTRQQLLTEVWGYDYYGGTRTVDVHVRRLRAKLGADHENLISTVRNVGYRLTLVRQPEEELTEA; encoded by the coding sequence ATGTCGCACATCCTGCTACTAACGAACAGCACCGGATCATCGGTGGACGTTCTGCCCGCACTGGAACTGCTGAACCACCGCGTGCACATCCTGCCCGCCGAGCCCACGGCCCTGCTGGATACCGACCCCTGCGACATCGTGCTGCTTGACGCCCGCAAGGATCTGGTCGGCGCCCGTTCGCTCACCCAACTGCTTAAGGCCACCGGCCTGAGCGCCCCGCTGATGCTGATCCTCACGGAAGGCGGCATGGCCGCCGTCTCCTCGGCCTGGGCCGTGGACGACATTCTCCTGGAGTCCGCCGGCCCGGCGGAGGTCGAAGCCCGCATCCGGCTCGGCGTCGCGCGGGCCGTACCGGACCAGGATGATGCCCCGACGGAGATCCGTGCCGCCGGCGTCGTGATCGATGAGGCCAGCTACACGGCCCGGGTCAACGGCGCCCCCCTGAACCTGACGTTCAAGGAATTCGAACTGCTGAAGTACCTGGCCCAGCACCCGGGCCGTGTCTTCACCCGCCAGCAGTTGCTGACCGAGGTGTGGGGCTACGACTATTACGGCGGCACGCGCACCGTGGACGTCCATGTGCGGCGGCTGCGGGCCAAGCTCGGCGCCGACCACGAGAACCTGATCAGCACGGTGCGCAACGTCGGCTACCGGCTGACCCTGGTCCGCCAGCCGGAGGAAGAACTGACCGAGGCCTGA
- a CDS encoding permease — translation MKSWRIGIIGLAGLAAVVAGAYSSPLVLLAVAVLTAVGIGIGWPHFLGIPAKKTLAVLIGLPGVGSAVAATYLPAPGFLDWTPSFMAVGVMAVFVMQLLRGTGQAQRLESTLGSCAGVLLSCLGAGWIACSRFNGVREMFLVAAVSAAIALLAGLIRWPDRVVAPLGIAGAGLAGPLAGLVFSDIAVIPAAVVGIVVGSVLVSFRRLVVLRDEPLTLAAALGMGLGPVSAVGSLAYFIDKLLIY, via the coding sequence GTGAAGTCCTGGAGGATCGGAATCATCGGCCTGGCCGGGCTCGCCGCCGTGGTCGCAGGCGCCTACTCTTCGCCCCTTGTCCTGCTGGCCGTCGCGGTGCTCACCGCCGTCGGCATCGGCATCGGTTGGCCGCACTTCCTCGGAATCCCGGCCAAGAAGACCCTCGCCGTGCTGATCGGCCTGCCCGGGGTGGGTTCCGCGGTGGCCGCCACCTACCTTCCGGCTCCGGGCTTCCTGGACTGGACCCCCTCGTTCATGGCGGTCGGAGTGATGGCCGTCTTCGTCATGCAGTTGCTCCGCGGAACCGGCCAGGCACAACGGCTCGAGTCGACCCTGGGGTCCTGCGCCGGCGTGCTGCTGTCCTGCCTGGGGGCCGGCTGGATAGCCTGCTCCCGCTTCAACGGGGTCCGGGAAATGTTCCTGGTGGCCGCCGTCAGCGCCGCCATCGCCCTGCTGGCCGGGCTGATCCGCTGGCCGGACCGGGTGGTGGCGCCGCTGGGCATTGCCGGTGCCGGGCTGGCAGGCCCGCTGGCGGGCCTGGTGTTCTCCGACATCGCCGTGATCCCGGCCGCCGTCGTGGGTATTGTGGTGGGGTCCGTGCTGGTGAGTTTCCGCCGCCTGGTGGTCCTGCGCGACGAACCGCTGACCCTCGCCGCGGCCCTGGGGATGGGGTTGGGGCCGGTCTCGGCCGTCGGTTCGCTGGCCTACTTCATAGACAAACTACTTATCTACTAA
- a CDS encoding FABP family protein, which yields MPIEIPTDLTPELVPLSWLIGEWEGRGRLGAGEEDSEHFLQHVSFTHNGLPYLQYRAESWLVDDEGTKLRPLTVETGFWALERKQREEDGGPGLIPADIVPVLKSADEVEALRNKDGGFDISVSIAHPGGISELYYGQIKGPQIQLSTDMVMRGSHSKEYAAATRIFGLVEGNLLWRWDVAAGKGTTPGGGLEAHASAILKKVS from the coding sequence GTGCCGATTGAAATTCCTACTGATCTGACACCCGAACTTGTCCCGTTGTCCTGGCTCATTGGTGAGTGGGAGGGCCGTGGCCGGCTGGGGGCCGGGGAAGAGGATTCTGAGCATTTCCTGCAACACGTCTCCTTCACCCATAACGGCCTGCCGTACCTGCAGTACCGCGCCGAAAGCTGGCTGGTCGACGACGAAGGCACCAAGCTCCGTCCGCTGACCGTCGAGACCGGCTTCTGGGCACTGGAACGCAAGCAGCGGGAAGAGGACGGCGGGCCGGGGCTTATTCCGGCTGACATCGTGCCCGTGCTCAAGAGCGCCGACGAAGTCGAAGCCCTCCGTAACAAAGACGGCGGCTTCGATATCTCGGTGTCCATCGCGCACCCCGGAGGAATCTCCGAGCTGTACTACGGCCAGATCAAGGGCCCCCAGATCCAGCTCAGCACCGACATGGTGATGCGCGGGAGCCACTCGAAGGAATACGCGGCGGCCACCCGGATCTTCGGGCTCGTCGAGGGGAACCTGCTCTGGCGCTGGGATGTCGCTGCCGGCAAGGGCACGACGCCGGGCGGCGGCCTGGAGGCCCATGCCTCCGCCATCCTCAAGAAAGTAAGCTGA
- a CDS encoding flavodoxin family protein, whose product MNSAVNGNSRDYSDLKAVYFNGTLKKSPERSNTEGLIEVSRRIMAKQGVTTRVIRTVDHDIASGVYPDMREHGWETDEWPELYPAVQEADIVIVAGPIWLGDNSSQTKKLIERLYAHSGQLNAKGQWAYYPKAGGCLITGNEDGIKHCAMNVLYSLQHIGFTIPPQADAGWIGPVGPGPSYLDEGSGGPESDFTNRNTTFMTWNLLHLARMLKDAGGIPAYGNLPGAWKAGTRFDFENPEYR is encoded by the coding sequence GTGAACAGTGCAGTGAACGGCAACAGCCGGGATTACAGCGATCTCAAGGCCGTCTACTTCAACGGCACCCTCAAGAAGTCCCCGGAGCGGTCCAATACCGAGGGCCTGATCGAGGTCAGCCGGCGGATCATGGCGAAGCAGGGTGTCACCACCCGCGTCATCCGGACCGTGGACCACGATATCGCCAGCGGAGTCTACCCGGACATGCGCGAGCACGGCTGGGAAACGGACGAGTGGCCCGAACTGTATCCCGCCGTCCAGGAAGCGGACATCGTGATCGTCGCCGGACCCATCTGGCTGGGCGACAACTCCTCGCAGACCAAGAAGCTGATCGAGCGCCTCTACGCCCACTCCGGGCAGCTGAACGCCAAGGGCCAGTGGGCCTACTACCCCAAGGCCGGAGGCTGCCTGATCACCGGCAATGAGGACGGCATCAAACACTGCGCCATGAATGTCCTCTACAGCCTCCAGCACATCGGCTTCACCATTCCGCCACAGGCCGACGCCGGCTGGATCGGCCCGGTGGGTCCCGGACCGAGCTACCTCGACGAAGGCTCGGGCGGTCCGGAAAGCGACTTCACCAACCGCAATACCACCTTCATGACCTGGAACCTGCTGCACCTCGCCCGGATGCTCAAGGACGCCGGCGGCATTCCCGCCTACGGCAACCTTCCCGGGGCCTGGAAGGCGGGCACCCGCTTCGACTTCGAAAATCCGGAATACCGCTAA
- a CDS encoding folate-binding protein YgfZ — protein sequence MTTKSPLLSRPAAVEAGGADAGVASHYGEPLREQRALAAGTAVVDLSCRGVVTVSGPDRLSWLNTLSSQQLTNLAPGQSSELLLLSVQGRIEFDARVVDDGGTTWLIVEAAEAAPLTEWLTRMKFMLRVEIADVSADWAVLGSTRRVPEWSALRVWEDPWPHVGAGGYSYAVVGEDSHPGLERPWFEYLVPAAELEATVDDRPLAGVWAAEALRIAAWRPRWGAETDERTIPHELDLLRTAVHLNKGCYKGQETIARVHNLGHPPRRLVFLQLDGSQHTMPAVGSEIRAGDRKVGTLTSVAQHYEMGPVALAVIKRSVAPDEVLTVLDGEEPYTAAQEVIVAPDAGQVVGRRTGFLRGTH from the coding sequence ATGACTACCAAGAGCCCCCTGTTGTCGCGCCCGGCCGCCGTCGAGGCCGGCGGCGCTGACGCCGGCGTCGCATCCCACTATGGCGAGCCGTTGCGCGAGCAGCGGGCGCTGGCCGCCGGCACCGCCGTCGTCGATCTGTCCTGCCGGGGCGTCGTCACCGTCAGCGGGCCGGACCGGCTGAGCTGGCTCAATACGCTGTCCTCCCAGCAGCTGACGAACCTTGCCCCGGGCCAGTCCAGCGAACTGCTGCTGCTCAGCGTGCAGGGCCGGATTGAGTTCGACGCGCGGGTGGTGGACGACGGCGGGACCACCTGGCTGATCGTGGAAGCCGCCGAGGCCGCGCCGCTGACCGAGTGGCTGACCAGGATGAAGTTCATGCTCCGGGTCGAGATCGCCGATGTTTCGGCGGACTGGGCCGTGCTCGGCTCCACCAGGCGGGTCCCGGAATGGTCGGCGCTGCGGGTCTGGGAAGACCCCTGGCCGCACGTCGGTGCGGGAGGCTACTCCTACGCCGTCGTGGGCGAGGACTCCCACCCCGGCCTGGAACGGCCGTGGTTCGAATACCTGGTTCCGGCAGCGGAACTCGAAGCGACAGTGGACGACCGGCCGCTGGCGGGCGTCTGGGCAGCCGAGGCGCTGCGCATTGCGGCGTGGCGGCCCAGATGGGGCGCCGAAACCGACGAGAGGACCATCCCGCACGAGCTCGACCTGCTGCGCACCGCCGTCCACCTGAACAAGGGCTGCTACAAGGGCCAGGAAACCATCGCCCGCGTCCACAACCTGGGCCATCCGCCCCGGCGGCTGGTGTTCCTGCAGCTCGACGGTTCCCAGCACACCATGCCCGCCGTCGGCAGCGAGATCCGCGCCGGCGACCGTAAGGTCGGCACGCTCACCTCGGTGGCACAGCACTACGAAATGGGCCCCGTGGCCCTGGCCGTCATCAAACGGTCCGTCGCTCCGGATGAAGTCCTGACGGTCCTTGACGGCGAAGAGCCCTACACCGCGGCCCAGGAA